A single region of the Acidobacteriota bacterium genome encodes:
- a CDS encoding tetratricopeptide repeat protein, protein MTSREPAIAVAVAAVLAAGLALAPSASRAQPPLEPVERPRVDSYERPVQEQLRTAREVLDRLLEDPDADRLQLTAAFGHIGQLYLVYDFWRIARTALANAEKLDPTDARWPYYQAIASTYDGNDEGAVAALDRVLGLVPNDLAARTRRAYALLDLGSFEHAAAECRRILELDPGHSAAYLGLGRIEFEAGRFEKAIEHFARALEGQPEGSAIHHRIGLALRRLGRREEAADHLARNQQIPVSYADPLYSAMQALNVSRKAIFARGAEAMRTGNPEVALVAFEAALRALPDDPETLFNVAMALVDLGDKPAAEARLREAIALDPDYREPRFNLALILAERNDFAGAEQHFRRATEIDPDDLDARTRWADTLTRLGRADEAIEVLDAVLAADGALPSARLALGAAHQARGRLEAARTALNQVLEAAPGARQERAEAHYRLATLLEGEAGATGDPAATEATANAMSHLRAALELDAGFAEAHVLLGRLLGQQERYAEAAGHFARALVRNPSNPDWHRDRAMALLLARRYAAARGALTSARRALANSADDPLVAAEHLDTLLARLLAASPDPQIRNGREALAIAQRLMTNRPSIEHAETVAMALAEIGEFERAAELQRQLIAEVERQGARPTNGQQQRLESYLAGEPVREPWFSP, encoded by the coding sequence GTGACCAGCCGCGAGCCCGCCATCGCGGTAGCGGTGGCCGCGGTCCTGGCGGCCGGCCTCGCTCTCGCACCTTCGGCGAGCCGTGCGCAACCACCTCTCGAGCCGGTTGAGAGGCCGCGGGTCGACAGCTACGAAAGACCGGTGCAGGAGCAACTGCGCACCGCTCGCGAAGTCCTCGACCGGCTGCTCGAGGATCCCGACGCGGATCGCCTCCAGCTCACTGCCGCCTTCGGACACATCGGGCAGCTCTACCTGGTCTACGACTTCTGGCGGATTGCCCGAACCGCGCTCGCCAACGCCGAGAAACTCGACCCGACTGATGCCCGGTGGCCCTACTACCAGGCCATCGCGAGCACTTACGACGGCAACGATGAAGGCGCCGTGGCGGCGCTCGACCGCGTCCTCGGGCTCGTTCCCAACGACCTGGCCGCCAGGACCCGCCGCGCTTACGCCCTGCTGGACCTCGGCAGCTTCGAGCATGCGGCGGCGGAGTGCCGCCGCATCCTCGAACTCGACCCCGGTCACTCAGCCGCCTACCTCGGCCTCGGCCGGATCGAGTTCGAGGCCGGAAGGTTCGAAAAGGCGATCGAGCACTTCGCCAGGGCTCTCGAGGGCCAGCCCGAGGGCTCGGCCATCCATCACCGAATCGGCCTCGCCCTGCGCCGTCTGGGACGCCGGGAAGAGGCGGCGGACCACCTGGCACGGAACCAGCAAATTCCGGTCAGCTACGCCGACCCCCTCTACTCGGCCATGCAGGCGCTCAACGTGAGCCGCAAGGCCATCTTTGCCCGCGGCGCCGAGGCGATGCGCACCGGCAATCCGGAAGTCGCCCTCGTGGCGTTCGAAGCGGCGCTCCGGGCCCTGCCTGACGATCCCGAGACCCTGTTCAATGTCGCCATGGCGCTAGTCGACCTCGGCGACAAGCCCGCCGCCGAGGCGCGGCTACGGGAGGCGATCGCGCTGGACCCCGACTACCGGGAACCCCGCTTCAACCTGGCGCTGATCCTGGCCGAACGGAACGACTTCGCGGGGGCCGAACAGCACTTCCGCCGGGCCACAGAGATCGACCCGGACGACCTGGACGCCAGAACGCGGTGGGCGGACACCTTGACCCGGCTCGGCAGGGCGGACGAGGCGATCGAGGTACTTGATGCAGTCCTGGCCGCCGACGGTGCCCTGCCCTCGGCCCGGCTCGCGCTCGGGGCGGCCCACCAGGCCAGGGGCCGCCTGGAAGCGGCCCGGACCGCCCTGAACCAGGTCCTTGAAGCCGCGCCGGGCGCTCGCCAGGAGCGAGCCGAGGCTCACTACCGTCTCGCCACACTCCTGGAGGGGGAAGCAGGCGCGACTGGAGACCCCGCCGCTACCGAGGCAACTGCAAACGCCATGTCTCACCTGCGCGCGGCCCTGGAACTCGACGCCGGCTTCGCCGAGGCCCATGTCCTGCTCGGACGCCTCCTCGGACAGCAGGAACGCTACGCGGAAGCGGCGGGGCACTTCGCCCGCGCCCTCGTGCGGAACCCGTCGAACCCCGACTGGCACCGGGACCGCGCGATGGCCCTCCTCCTCGCCCGGCGCTACGCGGCCGCGCGGGGGGCCCTGACCAGCGCCAGGCGCGCGCTCGCGAACTCCGCCGACGATCCGCTGGTGGCGGCCGAGCATCTCGACACTCTGCTGGCGCGCCTCCTCGCGGCCAGTCCGGATCCACAGATCCGGAACGGCCGCGAAGCGCTCGCCATCGCGCAGCGCCTGATGACCAACCGACCGAGCATCGAGCACGCCGAGACGGTCGCCATGGCCCTGGCCGAGATCGGTGAGTTCGAGCGAGCCGCCGAACTCCAGCGGCAACTCATCGCCGAAGTCGAACGTCAGGGCGCGAGGCCCACGAATGGCCAACAACAACGTCTCGAGTCCTATCTGGCCGGCGAACCGGTCCGGGAGCCGTGGTTCTCTCCCTGA
- a CDS encoding tetratricopeptide repeat protein: MNASAKRLGVVALLALLGGSTAPAQEPPPALREALALVERGDAGEAVAVLEELVAEPNAPDIATAALGALLLETGNAGRALDVLAPLAERDPPDPAVLFNAGRAAEALGRLEDAASLYQRSIDLEPRSPALRALGMMIGRLGRAGDAYEYLRQWTATNPNDQDARLAAAWGAVALGRPPDAEALIEGLDPQEPQVQLLRGRILLLRDDPWGALAELQPLAEEPPAPLERGIRSALATAYLLVGEADGAIEQLESLSPEDPELAGRLARAYYQAGRTRDAIATLAPFVEPLTTVEPPADASTDLARELAYDYGRFLHAIEETERALPFLRLAADLEPELAETFRALGQVLSALGRRDEAREAVQRYQELAAASDPLDMPQGDLEDPTGREVRIALQRAGSGDVDGALEALSREQRRAPADPRPAIAASSVLLHAGRGPEALAAVEQALVTAPRNPDGLYQRGVVLMAMQQLDEAESMLRQALAAAPGHIAALSDYAVLLMSQGRENEAAQHLRRVLELRPDDPLARRHLDQIQGSSASDGDSDSNVEALRNAAEVDPDNAEAWVRLGNALLVERSFRAAEEPLRRAVNLEPSNAEARFALASALWENNRPEEAELHAREAATLLPASPATHRLLGGVLLWRGEYLRAAESLERSVSLSEPDAERLLELARAWEGAAGAEPGKSEELLTRAESAYRRATAMAPEHSEAVYGLAQVLRQLGRPEEAAEQMAKYRTLYERDQQDTRERGRASETGGPPL, translated from the coding sequence ATGAATGCCTCAGCCAAGCGACTCGGAGTAGTTGCCCTGCTCGCGTTGCTCGGCGGCTCCACTGCCCCGGCGCAGGAGCCGCCGCCCGCGCTGCGGGAGGCACTGGCCCTGGTCGAACGGGGAGACGCCGGGGAAGCGGTCGCGGTCCTGGAGGAACTGGTCGCCGAGCCCAACGCTCCGGACATCGCCACGGCAGCGCTGGGGGCGCTTCTTCTCGAGACCGGGAACGCCGGGCGCGCGCTCGACGTCCTGGCTCCGCTCGCCGAGCGCGACCCACCCGATCCCGCGGTTCTCTTCAACGCAGGGCGCGCCGCCGAGGCACTGGGGCGACTCGAGGACGCGGCTTCCCTCTACCAACGATCGATCGATCTCGAGCCGCGGTCGCCAGCCCTTCGAGCCCTGGGGATGATGATCGGACGCCTGGGTCGCGCGGGCGACGCCTACGAGTATCTGCGCCAGTGGACCGCCACGAACCCGAACGACCAGGACGCGAGGCTGGCGGCCGCGTGGGGTGCCGTCGCACTCGGGCGCCCGCCGGACGCGGAAGCGCTGATCGAGGGCCTCGATCCGCAGGAACCGCAGGTGCAACTCCTGCGCGGCCGCATCCTCCTTCTGCGCGACGACCCCTGGGGCGCCCTGGCCGAGCTGCAACCATTGGCAGAAGAGCCTCCGGCGCCCCTCGAACGAGGCATTCGAAGCGCTCTGGCCACTGCCTATCTTCTCGTCGGCGAAGCGGACGGCGCCATCGAGCAACTTGAGAGCCTGTCCCCTGAAGATCCCGAGTTGGCCGGCCGGCTGGCTCGCGCCTACTACCAGGCAGGTCGGACCAGAGACGCGATCGCCACGCTGGCTCCTTTCGTGGAGCCCTTGACGACGGTCGAACCGCCCGCGGACGCTTCCACCGACCTGGCCAGGGAGCTGGCATACGACTACGGGCGCTTCCTTCACGCGATCGAAGAGACTGAACGGGCTCTGCCGTTCCTGCGTCTCGCAGCCGACCTGGAGCCGGAGCTGGCTGAGACGTTTCGGGCTCTAGGGCAGGTGCTGTCGGCGCTGGGGCGGCGCGACGAAGCCCGGGAGGCCGTCCAGCGCTACCAGGAACTCGCCGCCGCGTCCGACCCGCTCGACATGCCGCAAGGCGATCTGGAAGATCCGACCGGGCGAGAGGTCCGAATCGCACTCCAGCGCGCCGGTTCCGGCGATGTGGATGGCGCGCTCGAGGCCCTTTCCCGTGAGCAGAGACGGGCTCCCGCCGACCCCCGACCGGCCATCGCAGCTTCCTCCGTTCTGCTTCATGCGGGCCGCGGCCCGGAAGCGCTCGCGGCCGTGGAACAGGCCCTCGTCACGGCCCCACGAAACCCGGATGGGCTGTATCAACGCGGCGTGGTGCTGATGGCCATGCAGCAACTCGACGAGGCCGAGTCGATGCTCCGCCAGGCGCTGGCCGCAGCTCCCGGGCACATCGCTGCGCTCTCGGATTACGCCGTGCTGCTGATGAGCCAGGGCCGCGAGAACGAAGCCGCCCAGCACCTGCGGAGGGTGCTGGAACTCCGGCCCGACGATCCCCTCGCGCGGCGCCATCTCGACCAGATCCAGGGATCATCGGCGAGCGACGGAGACTCGGACTCGAATGTCGAGGCGCTCCGGAACGCGGCAGAAGTCGATCCGGACAACGCGGAAGCGTGGGTCAGGCTCGGCAACGCGCTGCTCGTTGAGCGGAGCTTCCGCGCCGCGGAGGAACCGCTCCGCCGTGCCGTAAACCTCGAACCGTCGAATGCGGAGGCGAGGTTTGCCCTGGCCTCCGCCTTGTGGGAGAACAATCGGCCGGAGGAGGCGGAACTCCACGCACGCGAAGCAGCGACCCTGTTGCCCGCTTCTCCGGCCACGCATCGCCTGCTCGGTGGCGTCCTGCTCTGGCGTGGCGAGTACCTGAGGGCCGCGGAGTCGCTGGAGCGTTCCGTGTCGTTGTCGGAGCCCGATGCCGAGAGGCTCCTGGAACTCGCGCGGGCCTGGGAAGGCGCCGCCGGGGCCGAGCCCGGGAAGTCGGAGGAGCTGCTGACACGGGCCGAAAGCGCCTACCGACGGGCGACGGCAATGGCGCCCGAACACAGCGAGGCGGTTTACGGTCTGGCCCAGGTGCTGCGACAACTGGGGAGGCCTGAAGAGGCCGCGGAGCAGATGGCGAAGTACCGGACGCTCTACGAACGCGACCAGCAGGACACTCGGGAGCGCGGTCGCGCCTCGGAGACCGGTGGGCCGCCGCTCTAG
- a CDS encoding CRTAC1 family protein: MTPLAAEEGSPVFVDRAAELGVDFTHDNGMTGELYFAENMGGGAALFDADGDGDLDLYLGQGHRLAPRNDAAASSVSGTAGPRDRLFRNNLEKGALRFTDITEESGLDARGYGMGVAVGDIDNDGDSDLYILNLGPNELWRNDSEPGAIRFTNITAGSNTADPRWSAGASFFDLDGDGLLDLFVGNYVEFRVAIHKTCSSPQGLLDYCGPKAYRDEPNRVLRNRGNGVFEDWTFRLGVGDLRRPTLGMVATDLNGDGTIDIYVANDQSPNTLLLNQGGTALVDEAVLAGAAVDAEGQPEASMGVLAEDFNGDGLVDLFMTHLQHQTNTLYVNEGDGFWEDRTRRSGLGQPSFVYTGFGTAAMDYDLDGELDIYVANGAVKRIEEQVRTGDPHPLREPNQLFRGLGGGRFEEVPDFERPAVTEVGRGVARGDLDNDGDPDLVVVNNGGPVQVLINERAPDDRDWLGVDLRLAPAGEARLGRRALGAWLGTVEADEARSWRRFHTDGSYASANDPRVIVVFPTGPPTTLVARWPDGATETFPVEVAREYVTLVRGEGSTETRKRTP, encoded by the coding sequence GTGACCCCTCTGGCCGCGGAGGAAGGGTCGCCGGTGTTCGTCGACCGCGCCGCAGAACTTGGAGTCGACTTCACCCACGACAACGGCATGACCGGCGAGCTCTACTTCGCCGAGAACATGGGTGGCGGGGCGGCCCTCTTCGACGCCGACGGCGACGGCGACCTGGACCTCTATCTCGGTCAGGGTCACCGGCTGGCGCCCCGCAACGACGCCGCAGCGTCTTCCGTATCCGGGACCGCCGGCCCCCGGGACCGCCTGTTCCGCAACAACCTGGAGAAAGGCGCACTTCGCTTCACCGACATCACCGAAGAGAGCGGCCTCGATGCCCGGGGCTACGGCATGGGAGTCGCCGTCGGCGATATCGACAACGACGGCGACTCCGATCTCTACATCCTGAACCTCGGACCCAACGAACTCTGGCGCAACGACTCCGAACCCGGCGCGATTCGCTTCACCAACATCACCGCCGGCAGCAACACCGCGGACCCCCGCTGGAGCGCCGGCGCCAGCTTCTTCGACCTCGACGGCGATGGGCTGCTCGACCTCTTCGTGGGCAACTACGTCGAATTCCGGGTCGCCATCCACAAGACCTGCAGCTCGCCGCAGGGCCTGCTCGACTACTGCGGCCCGAAGGCCTACCGCGACGAACCGAACCGCGTCCTGCGGAACCGGGGCAACGGCGTTTTCGAGGACTGGACGTTTCGCCTGGGAGTCGGCGATCTGCGGCGCCCCACCCTCGGTATGGTGGCGACCGACCTGAACGGCGACGGCACGATCGACATCTACGTCGCCAACGACCAGAGCCCGAACACCCTGCTGCTCAACCAGGGAGGCACCGCGCTCGTCGACGAGGCGGTGCTGGCAGGGGCCGCGGTCGACGCCGAGGGGCAGCCGGAAGCAAGCATGGGGGTGCTCGCCGAGGACTTCAACGGCGACGGCCTGGTCGACCTCTTCATGACCCATCTCCAGCACCAGACGAACACGCTCTACGTCAACGAGGGCGACGGGTTCTGGGAAGACCGCACCCGCCGTAGCGGCCTCGGGCAGCCGAGTTTCGTCTACACCGGTTTCGGCACCGCCGCGATGGACTATGACCTTGACGGAGAACTCGACATCTACGTCGCCAACGGCGCAGTCAAGCGAATTGAGGAGCAGGTCCGAACAGGCGATCCGCACCCTCTCCGGGAGCCCAACCAGCTCTTTCGCGGCCTCGGAGGCGGCCGATTCGAAGAGGTGCCAGACTTCGAACGACCGGCCGTCACCGAGGTCGGCCGGGGCGTCGCCAGGGGCGACCTGGACAACGACGGCGATCCGGACCTGGTCGTCGTGAACAACGGCGGACCTGTCCAGGTCCTGATCAACGAACGGGCACCAGACGACCGCGACTGGCTGGGCGTCGATCTCCGACTGGCGCCTGCCGGCGAAGCTCGGCTTGGCCGCCGCGCCCTGGGCGCCTGGCTGGGGACGGTGGAGGCGGATGAAGCCCGGAGCTGGCGCCGTTTTCACACCGACGGTTCCTATGCGTCGGCCAACGATCCGAGGGTGATCGTCGTCTTCCCGACCGGCCCGCCGACGACGCTGGTCGCGCGCTGGCCCGACGGCGCCACCGAGACCTTTCCGGTCGAAGTCGCCCGCGAGTACGTGACCCTGGTACGAGGCGAGGGCTCAACCGAGACGCGCAAGAGGACGCCGTGA
- a CDS encoding arginine decarboxylase: protein MDFSQAPPSAACRIGWQSPTPVPEGHSFNRFLKATGGRLQAHGLELAAFFEPDRVAATGLPAEAMPSPLEIAFLPNIRAQVAAMDHCFRRAIDELGYPVPFHFAFASKANTAEEIVRSTLTAGAHHEMSSDVDVEIARRMIRAGLLPEDRFVLANGFKGPGSAYARNLLELGREHPRVVPILEDASELQGFIDSGAEFEFGVRIKRPREASGAGDRDSRFGVDTDEAERLAAQIDKASGARFVLLHAMFGSPSDTPAEFAAALEPALDLYARLGDRHQHLRFFDFGGGVPGRTTLDDSFDYDRFARRLLELAVERCAAHGTRPPELIGEFGRYTVSEHAAHLFQVITVKENGAALPWYLVNGSIMTSFPDTWALGEHFICLPLNHLDRPFRRVRLGGVTCDRDDVYPPRGSAVPLFLPDLTTAELREDPLHVGFFAVGAYQEMLGGVRGSKHCVLPEATEILIDRNGDGDLVCDVLPGHTTEDVLHNLGYGRPGRKNPPRTAAPMPLG from the coding sequence ATGGACTTCTCTCAAGCGCCGCCTTCCGCCGCCTGCAGGATTGGCTGGCAGTCCCCGACGCCGGTTCCGGAGGGTCACAGCTTCAATCGCTTTCTCAAGGCCACCGGCGGTCGCCTCCAAGCCCACGGCCTCGAACTCGCCGCCTTTTTCGAGCCGGATCGAGTTGCCGCGACCGGACTGCCGGCCGAGGCGATGCCGAGTCCGCTGGAGATCGCCTTCCTGCCGAACATCCGTGCCCAGGTGGCAGCAATGGATCACTGCTTCCGGCGCGCCATCGACGAACTCGGCTACCCCGTACCGTTCCACTTCGCCTTCGCCTCGAAGGCGAACACGGCGGAGGAGATCGTTCGTTCGACGCTGACTGCCGGCGCACACCACGAGATGTCGTCCGACGTCGATGTCGAGATTGCGCGCCGCATGATCCGGGCCGGGCTGCTGCCCGAGGATCGGTTCGTGCTCGCGAACGGATTCAAGGGGCCTGGAAGCGCCTACGCCCGCAACCTCCTGGAGCTAGGGCGCGAACATCCGCGGGTGGTCCCGATTCTCGAGGACGCCTCGGAACTCCAGGGCTTCATCGACTCGGGCGCGGAGTTCGAGTTCGGTGTTCGGATCAAACGGCCGCGGGAGGCGAGCGGGGCCGGCGACCGGGACTCGCGCTTCGGCGTCGACACTGATGAAGCGGAACGTCTGGCAGCCCAGATCGACAAGGCGTCCGGAGCACGTTTCGTTCTCCTGCACGCGATGTTCGGTTCGCCCAGTGACACACCGGCGGAGTTCGCTGCGGCCCTCGAGCCCGCCCTCGATCTCTACGCAAGGCTCGGCGACCGACACCAGCATCTGCGCTTCTTCGACTTCGGTGGCGGCGTACCGGGACGCACCACTCTCGACGACAGCTTCGACTACGACCGCTTCGCCCGGCGACTGCTTGAGTTGGCAGTCGAGCGCTGCGCGGCGCACGGCACCAGGCCGCCGGAACTGATCGGCGAGTTCGGCCGCTACACGGTCTCGGAACACGCGGCGCACCTGTTCCAGGTCATCACCGTCAAGGAGAACGGTGCAGCGCTTCCGTGGTACCTGGTCAACGGCTCGATCATGACGTCCTTCCCGGACACCTGGGCACTCGGCGAGCACTTCATCTGCCTGCCGCTCAACCATCTCGACCGCCCTTTCCGCCGTGTGCGCCTGGGCGGCGTCACCTGCGATCGCGACGACGTGTACCCGCCTCGCGGCAGCGCCGTGCCCCTCTTTCTCCCGGACCTGACCACGGCCGAACTGCGCGAAGACCCCCTTCACGTCGGCTTCTTCGCGGTGGGCGCCTACCAGGAGATGCTCGGCGGCGTGCGGGGCAGCAAGCACTGCGTCCTTCCGGAGGCCACCGAGATCCTGATCGACCGGAACGGAGATGGAGACCTCGTCTGCGATGTCCTTCCGGGCCACACGACCGAGGACGTGCTGCACAACCTGGGTTACGGACGCCCGGGGCGCAAGAACCCGCCTCGGACCGCGGCGCCGATGCCGCTCGGCTGA
- a CDS encoding CRTAC1 family protein, translating to MVLSLIALAALGVPAQEPTAGTGIRFVEVADAWGVQFRHRNGARGDFYMIETLGSGVVAFDYDGDGDDDLLFVDSGQPEPYGGEPGTTTLLRNDLGRFTDVTEASGLHLDGYGMGAVAGDVDGDGDPDLYLTAFGPNRLWLNDGDGTFSEAASEEAAPDPSWSASAALGDVDVDGDLDLYVTNYVDFGYDNNKVCGEREAGRRSYCHPDVYGDLQDRFYRNELVERGSAAFVDSTAATGIEGVLGAGLGVVMTDLDGDRRPDIYVANDMDANLHLLNRSENGVLRFVDDALLAGTALSHRGQPEAGMGIAVGDVDSNGFDDLVVTHLDRETNALYANRGDGVFLDQRFTAGIAEPSQPFVGFGVDLADFDLDGDLDLGIANGHVLHDISDHAQRPSDAHAQPNQILENHGARFREVKPSGLSALGVSRGLVSADLDQDGDLDLVIANCNGPAEVYANESVRQGASLRVGLLDRGSPNRRAIGAVLRLRAGSGSQQREIRAGSSYLSQNSLIQTFGVPFSDVGSAAKEEETAGVRLDVLWLDGANLRLPGLPADSRIRVVR from the coding sequence GTGGTTCTCTCCCTGATCGCCCTGGCGGCGCTCGGCGTGCCGGCCCAGGAACCGACAGCCGGCACGGGGATCCGATTCGTCGAGGTCGCGGACGCCTGGGGAGTCCAGTTCCGTCACCGCAACGGCGCCAGAGGCGACTTCTACATGATCGAGACGCTGGGAAGCGGCGTCGTCGCCTTCGACTACGACGGCGACGGCGACGACGACCTCCTGTTCGTGGACAGCGGGCAGCCTGAGCCCTACGGGGGCGAACCCGGCACGACGACCCTGCTGCGAAACGACCTCGGCCGCTTCACCGACGTCACCGAAGCCTCCGGCCTGCATCTCGACGGTTACGGTATGGGGGCGGTCGCGGGGGACGTGGACGGCGACGGCGACCCCGACCTGTACCTGACTGCCTTCGGCCCGAATCGGCTATGGCTCAACGACGGCGACGGCACGTTCAGCGAGGCAGCCTCCGAAGAAGCCGCCCCAGACCCGTCCTGGAGCGCATCGGCCGCTCTTGGCGATGTGGACGTCGATGGCGACCTGGACCTCTACGTGACGAACTACGTCGACTTCGGCTACGACAACAACAAGGTGTGCGGCGAAAGGGAAGCCGGCCGGCGCTCCTACTGCCACCCGGACGTCTACGGCGACCTGCAGGATCGCTTCTACCGAAATGAACTTGTGGAACGCGGCAGCGCGGCCTTCGTCGACAGCACGGCCGCCACCGGGATCGAGGGCGTCCTGGGCGCCGGTCTCGGTGTCGTCATGACCGACCTCGACGGCGACCGGCGGCCGGACATCTATGTCGCCAACGACATGGACGCCAATCTCCACTTGCTGAACCGGTCCGAGAACGGCGTTCTCCGCTTCGTCGATGACGCGCTGCTCGCCGGCACGGCCCTCTCCCACCGCGGCCAGCCGGAGGCCGGCATGGGCATCGCCGTCGGCGATGTCGATTCGAACGGCTTCGACGACCTCGTGGTGACCCACCTCGACCGCGAAACGAACGCCCTCTACGCGAACCGCGGCGACGGCGTGTTCCTCGATCAGCGCTTCACGGCCGGAATCGCCGAACCTTCGCAGCCGTTTGTCGGCTTCGGCGTCGACCTCGCGGACTTCGATCTCGACGGTGACCTCGACCTGGGGATTGCCAACGGTCACGTCCTGCACGACATCTCGGACCACGCCCAACGCCCGAGCGACGCCCACGCCCAGCCGAATCAGATCCTGGAAAACCACGGTGCCCGCTTCCGTGAAGTGAAGCCGAGCGGGCTTTCCGCACTCGGTGTCAGCCGGGGCCTGGTCAGCGCCGACCTGGACCAGGACGGCGACCTGGATCTCGTGATCGCGAACTGCAACGGTCCCGCGGAGGTCTACGCCAACGAGAGTGTCCGTCAAGGCGCGAGCCTCCGCGTCGGTCTGCTCGATCGTGGCAGCCCGAACCGGCGGGCCATCGGCGCCGTGCTGAGACTCCGCGCCGGCTCGGGATCGCAACAGCGGGAGATCCGGGCAGGTTCGTCCTACCTGTCTCAGAACTCCCTGATCCAGACGTTCGGCGTGCCCTTCTCCGACGTTGGGTCGGCCGCGAAGGAGGAGGAAACCGCCGGCGTCCGTCTCGATGTCCTCTGGCTCGACGGCGCGAACCTGCGCCTCCCCGGCCTGCCGGCCGACTCCCGGATTCGCGTGGTCCGCTAG